Proteins from a single region of Psilocybe cubensis strain MGC-MH-2018 chromosome 3, whole genome shotgun sequence:
- a CDS encoding Small glutamine-rich tetratricopeptide repeat-containing protein 2 gives MAPSTTKSNGNRSKKEMDFGGLDPVMMMRLMNQIPRNPVTGTRDLTDITKYCLFFFYLIDPKFGYRYMEEHPEEMAQLMAEYNKSEASKPKLDLSTYDYNALISTILPDSFWVVQLEHMGHVDKFGNPVEPNKVNTAPNTKPVFTIYCYDEQGHYRIMDEVTGLPDSKAVLRSIQRAIAEPIMPLKPGLPKFLMIAFKLTPHAETLKQFLDSIPQPFYWRFETRDEAQGVRDGVHDLNEQGVKDSMALAEHAKLRGNQAFSRKDRDSALKSYAEALRHIVDVLSQRPGPEEKTKATRLRAICYANRAATHMLPGTGQDPQKALADGKSAETVDPTYGKRQAAANEALGNKDDALDAIARGLRRKELENDVGLVDRLIELMTDGKGLSDDEETYKNWWLDVSINDARSSERLRGIQGEWKKRCAAQLEKWI, from the exons ATGGCGCCGAGTACAACCAAAAGCAATGGAAACCGTTCCAAAAAGGAGATGGACTTCGGTGGCTTGGATCCAGTAATGATGATG CGCTTAATGAACCAAATTCCACGCAATCCAGTGACAGGAACTAGGGATCTCACGGACATTACGAAGTATtgtctcttcttcttctatcTTATAGATCCTAAATTTGGATACAGATATATGGAAGAGCACCCAGAAGAAATGGCCCAGTTAATGGCTGAATATAACAAAAGCGAAGCCTCGAAACCGAAACTCGACCTATCCACATATGATTACAATGCATTAATCTCCACAATTCTTCCTGATTCTTTCTGGGTGGTGCAGTTGGAGCATATGGGTCATGTAGACAAGTTCGGAAACCCCGTGGAACCTAACAAAGTCAATACAGCCCCCAATACAAAACCGGTGTTTACTATCTATTGTTACGACGAACAGGGTCATTACCGCATAATGGATGAAGTTACGGGCCTTCCAGACTCCAAAGCAGTGCTCAG GTCCATTCAACGAGCAATTGCTGAACCCATTATGCCTCTGAAACCAGGCCTTCCGAAATTCCTCATGATTGCTTTCAAGCTAACACCTCACGCCGAAACTTTGAAACAATTTTTAGACTCGATTCCACAGCCATTTTACTGGCGATTCGAAACCCGTGACGAAGCTCAAGGTGTTCGCGATGGTGTGCATGACCTTAATGAACAGGGCGTAAAAGATTCTATGGCTCTTGCGGAACATGCAAAGCTGCGTGGAAATCAAGCCTTTTCCCGCAAAGACAGGGATTCAGCTCTTAAATCATACGCTGAAGCCCTGAGACATATCGTTGATGTTCTTTCTCAACGCCCTGGCCCTGAGGAAAAAACTAAAGCTACAAGATTAAGGGCAATTTGCTATGCAAATAGAGCTGCCACCCATATGCTACCAGGGACTGGTCAAGATCCACAAAAAGCCCTTGCAGATGGAAAGTCAGCAGAGACGGTAGACCCCACCTATGGGAAAAG ACAAGCTGCTGCCAACGAAGCGCTTGGTAACAAGGACGACGCCCTGGATGCAATTGCACGAGGGCTGCGTCGAAAGGAGCTCGAAAATGATGTTGGATTGGTTGATCGATTAATCGAACTGATGACAGATGGAAAGGGCCTttccgacgacgaagaaacatACAAGAACTGGTGGTTAGATGTGAGTATTAATGATGCAAGAAGTTCTGAAAGACTACGTGGCATTCAAGGGGAATGGAAAAAAAGATGTGCCGCTCAATTGGAAAAGTGGATATAG
- a CDS encoding Alpha-xylosidase: protein MKFNDGFWLLKNGIKPFYGLQVVQVREDDKGYDLQVATRPIRHRGDTLGGPVLSVRVHSPTQGVIGVKIQHVVYGEPTTNIQLFPDDGPVPDMTLSKDDKKHVLQSGDLRAEITENPYTITFKSPERTLTEAGVKHQAVFDVPSRWTIHSASNSSCLAQDPLSNPRPAPLPPTVHYINSELNTSPGELIYGFGEQFGPFVKNGQGVKIWNQDGGTSSEQAYKCVPFYITNRNYGVFINHPGEVEVEVCSEKVSRVGVSVADNTLEYFLIYGKTPLEILERYTRMTGRPAILPSWTYGLWLSTSFLTSYSTETVSGFLQGMEERNCPVRVFHLDCFWMKQYEWCSFTFDPDNFKNPKAYLTEIKQKYGVKICLWINPYISQLSPVFKEGVEGGFFIKRLDGSPWQWDLWQPGLAIVDVTNPAARKWYNDKLTALLDLGTDFGERIPHASVAFHDGSDPMRTHNMFSVIYNELVFNLLKERFGEGEAVVFARASAAGGQRFPVHWGGDCESTYEAMAEALRGALSLTVSGFGYASHDIGGFEGHPPAEIYQRWVAFGLFSSHSRLHGSSSYRVPWIYGEDAARSMSKFLDAKHRLMPYLYNLLADCGREELQLVELSSIQARLHGHPVMRAMFLEFSEDRTTHYLDRQYMLGPNLLVAPVFVPLGEETEYYLPAGKWTSFFHPERTIEGPRWVREHVLIDEIHVWVRAGSVLVLGPERVGRPDYDYTRELEVRAYKLETGQVVVVDVPKGKGVEVAGKIKVTKLEEQAQGDEGVNVVADEGLQVGKVLSF, encoded by the exons ATGAAGTTCAACGACGGATTTTGGCTGTTGAAGAACGGTATCAAGCCGTTTTATGGCCTTCAAGTTGTTCAAGTTCGCGAAGACGATAAAGGATATGATCTACAGGTTGCGACTCGTCCAATTAGGCACCGAGGTGACACGCTGGGCG GTCCCGTGTTAAGTGTTCGCGTGCACTCACCTACTCAAGGTGTGATCGGAGTGAAGATTCAGCATGTCGTTTATGGAGAACCAACGACCAATATCCAGTTGTTCCCCGATGACGGTCCTGTACCAGATATGACTTTATCGAAAGACGACAAAAAACATGTCCTGCAATCAGGAGATTTGCGCGCTGAGATCACGGAGAACCCATATACCATCACTTTCAAATCACCGGAAAGGACATTGACCGAAGCTGGCGTTAAGCACCAGGCAGTTTTTGATGTGCCGTCGCGATGGACTATACATTCTGCCTCCAATAGCTCCTGTCTTGCCCAAGATCCTTTGTCAAACCCTCGTCCTGCTCCTTTGCCTCCTACTGTTCATTATATCAACTCCGAACTCAATACATCTCCTGGAGAATTGATATATGGTTTTGGAGAACAATTTGGCCCGTTTGTCAAAAACG GGCAAGGTGTAAAAATATGGAACCAAGATGGAGGAACATCGAGCGAACAAGCGTACAAATGTGTTCCATTTTACATCACTAACCGCAACTATGGAGTCTTCATCAACCATCCGGGAGAAGTTGAGGTTGAAGTGTGTTCTGAGAAAGTCAGCAGGGTTGGTGTGTCAGTTGCAGATAATACTTTGGAATATTTTCTGATTTATGGTAAAACACCGCTGGAG ATTCTGGAAAGATATACTCGAATGACAGGAAGGCCAGC cATTTTACCAAGCTGGACTTATGGTCTATGGTTATCGACGTCATTCTTGACCTCCTATTCCACTGAAACTGTATCCGGATTTTTGCAAGGCATGGAGGAACGTAATTGTCCAGTCCGCGTCTTCCATCTGGATTGCTTCTGGATGAAACAATATGAGTG GTGTTCTTTTACTTTCGACCCTGACAATTTCAAGAACCCCAAAGCCTACTTGACGGAGATTAAACAAAAATATGGCGTCAAGATATGTTTATGGA TAAATCCGTATATATCACAGTTATCACCCGTCTTTAAGGAAGGTGTTGAAGGCGGTTTCTTCATCAAGCGACTGGATGGGAGCCCATGGCA GTGGGATCTATGGCAGCCTGGACTTGCCATTGTTGATGTGACAAATCCTGCTGCGCGTAAATGGTACAATGACAAACTTACTGCGCTGTTGGACCTAGGT ACTGATTTTGGGGAGCGTATTCCTCATGCATCAGTCGCTTTCCACGACGGTTCTGATCCAATGAGGACGCATAACATGTTTTCTGTAATATACAATGAGCTTGTGTTTAACTTGTTGAAAGAACGATTTGGAGAGGGTGAAGCTGTTGTATTTGCACGGGCGTCAGCAGCTGGCGGACAGCG TTTCCCGGTTCATTGGGGTGGCGATTGCGAATCAACGTATGAAGCCATGGCCGAAGCTTTACGAGGCGCATTATCTCTTACTGTATCAGGTTTCGGATACGCATCTCATGATATCGGCGGATTTGAG GGCCACCCGCCTGCGGAAATTTATCAGAGATGGGTAGCGTTTGGCCTGTTTTCATCGCACTCGCGATTGCATGGATCTTCCTCATACAGAGTGCCTTGGATATACGGAGAAGATGCGGCGAGATCCATGTCGAAATTCCTGGACGCGAAGCATCGGCTGATGCCATATCTATACAACCTT TTGGCGGACTGCGGACGAGAAGAACTTCAACTCGTGGAACTGTCT TCCATTCAGGCTCGTCTGCATGGTCATCCGGTCATGCGCGCGATGTTTCTTGAGTTTTCGGAGGATCGGACTACCCATTATCTTGATAGGCAATACATGTTAG GTCCGAATCTGCTCGTCGCGCCTGTATTCGTGCCTCTGGGAGAAGAGACAGAGTATTACCTCCCAGCCGGCAAATGGACATCCTTTTTCCATCCGGAGAGGACCATCGAGGGGCCTCGCTGGGTGAGGGAACACGTTCTCATTGACGAAATACATGTGTGGGTGCGCGCTGGTTCTGTGCTTGTGCTCGGCCCGGAGCGCGTTGGTCGCCCTGATTATGATTACACACGGGAGTTGGAGGTACGTGCGTATAAGCTGGAGACAGGTCAGGTGGTTGTAGTCGACGTGCCAAAGGGGAAGGGCGTCGAGGTTGCAGGCAAGATTAAGGTGACCAAGTTGGAAGAGCAGGCACAGGGAGACGAAGGTGTCAATGTGGTTGCTGATGAAGGACTGCAGGTTGGAAAGGTTTTGTCGTTTTAA
- a CDS encoding Telomerase-binding protein EST1A, with translation MHVEQHPIDPKPSRKGKERDPALPQREPQPTDLDQKLTALRRRTAATTRPRDRSERDRMQVAQPTQPNPINNPVQFASTSSISRIDRSPKLSVPAKHSPSSPHRHASPHLIVSRPTQDADHEDFSRRLKISSPAPRHQSAHKQSSSSKLFNPDTDPIPMRRTAEPEVMSDATGSSNANVYASRATPSGGLNHREERGHANRQLFDHRKDDPVRFSVLARPQHVTNGRPSPTPKSSGDYVSASSTSSYAASLSSSAFTLSSTTDGSSASSALFEGRPNQGQGTEDSGHNSQLSAQLKKLYRYLTALETKIKQDDSEEVDDAMTSRVMLKGKEAESEEVEKEKWRKRIEIHKQYAETAHLLLQISSAPSVPVSLRNIPSKYNIIVRLWNYAFHNILESLRRAFFTSNSIYAGEHLQEYIYYAYTFYSGLLIEYNLSPYKSGWLEALGDVARYRMHLAATGNGAVGGQGGLTTQAVSEAATSSNIVTKGKGIDNETGIATPGSPESVSDAPPARIDDSPSPSIGPAAARLIELEPERERWCNIARDWYGAGLAEQPGTGKFHHHLGVLSRDAEGEDLRSVYHFVKSLTTLHTFPTARESILPIWSHVAQARRSAPDARASELFVFLHGMLFTNIQLDDFQPTLARFIERLEIEGAEEREWIMMAVVNIASILEYGKPNSVLRKIGCVGPKEVNGPQVVAAMRVMAKKAAGGAPSAVDEEKMDIDDDRGDEPMKSPTILSAEDSQTAENSLPEQPPALKFAMQITFAMLSHVLRRPTRKSSQFSPSNLNPYLTVLLTFLSTILKHKPTLDILERSIPWEELALFFSSIPRKIMISQGLMSAPGKPDHYRTMERWVMLTSGCTPPLKEDWCLRGMEWVGRKVYERGFWKSGEDTKAELEVLDTAERPEATDGTIEDDDGEDDRSKNGSSSSHSKNSDIFRRYVRIARSAVNISSIVEGFNWTDGTRDWKVEGKLAEKVKLWEEEDRIEREEEERRRMGKRWVDDAMDVDEGENDSLSESEDDEDDSPDVKALKDRRRYLKSLLQSAKRDGSISSYSSGRPRAARSSRKPGDSRALLPVIPGYTILVVDTNILLSSLSMFSSLIESMKWTVIVPLPVIMELDGLSTNPSQLGEAAQAAMTYIHAHIRSHAVSLKVQTSKGNYLTSLTVRTEEVDFHGDNAEKSMDDLILKAAIWQDDHWVDRSSMLQSCPVPSGDLQKAIKVVLLSLDRNLRLKARSRQLPAASEKDLAAILAMAT, from the exons ATGCACGTCGAACAACATCCTATCGACCCAAAGCCCTCCCGGAAGGGCAAAGAAAGAGACCCGGCTCTGCCACAGCGCGAGCCCCAGCCTACCGATCTCGACCAGAAACTAACTGCGCTGCGCAGACGCACTGCGGC CACAACCCGCCCCCGAGATAGGTCTGAACGAGACCGAATGCAGGTCGCTCAGCCTACCCAGCCTAATCCCATCAACAACCCTGTGCAGTTTGCATCGACGTCCTCCATCTCACGGATAGACCGTTCCCCCAAGCTTTCTGTTCCAGCAAAACACTCGCCCTCGTCCCCTCACCGACACGCATCGCCACATCTTATCGTCTCTCGTCCGACACAGGATGCCGACCATGAGGACTTCTCCCGAAGACTTAAAATATCATCGCCTGCACCAAGACATCAGTCAGCGCACAAGCAGAGCTCATCATCAAAGCTCTTCAACCCAGATACCGACCCCATCCCAATGCGACGAACTGCCGAGCCAGAGGTCATGTCAGATGCGACCGGCAGTTCGAATGCTAATGTCTACGCCTCTCGCGCTACGCCATCGGGCGGGCTCAACCATCGGGAAGAAAGAGGTCACGCCAACCGTCAGCTATTTGACCACAGAAAGGATGACCCTGTTCGCTTCTCCGTGCTAGCGCGGCCTCAACATGTCACCAACGGTCGTCCATCCCCGACACCTAAATCCTCAGGTGATTACGTTTCTGCGTCATCGACATCATCGTACGCTGCATCGCTATCGTCCTCTGCTTTCACGTTATCATCAACAACCGATGGGTCCTCGGCGTCTTCAGCTCTATTCGAAGGTAGACCTAACCAGGGTCAAGGGACGGAGGACTCCGGTCACAATAGCCAATTGTCGGCACAACTAAAGAAACTATATCGTTACCTTACAGCCCTCGAAACTAAAATCAAACAAGATGACTCGGAAGAGGTCGATGATGCAATGACTTCAAGAGTCATGCTCAAGGGTAAAGAAGCCGAGAGTGAAGAggtggaaaaggaaaagtGGAGAAAACGAATTGAGATCCACAAGCA GTATGCCGAAACTGCGCATTTGCTTCTTCAGATATCCTCTGCCCCATCCGTTCCCGTTTCCCTCCGCAATATCCCATCCAAATACAACATTATCGTTCGTCTTTGGAACTATGCTTTCCATAATATCCTCGAATCCCTTCGCCGCGCATTCTTCacttcaaattcaatatATGCCGGTGAACATCTTCAAGAATACATCTACTACGCATATACGTTTTATTCGGGGCTTTTGATTGAGTACAACCTTAGCCCATACAAGTCTGGATGGCTGGAAGCTCTAGGCGACGTCGCCAGGTATCGCATGCACCTAGCGGCCACAGGAAATGGTGCCGTTGGCGGGCAGGGTGGTCTCACGACACAGGCTGTTTCTGAGGCTGCGACTTCCTCGAACATAGTTACCAAGGGAAAGGGCATTGATAACGAGACCGGTATTGCTACTCCAGGCTCGCCAGAATCTGTCAGCGACGCGCCCCCTGCTCGGATTGACGACAGTCCGTCTCCTAGCATTGGACCTGCTGCGGCCCGCCTTATTGAACTGGAGCCTGAGAGAGAGCGATGGTGCAACATTGCGCGTGATTGGTATGGTGCTGGATTGGCTGAGCAACCCGGCACAGGAAAGTTCCATCACCATCTTGGAGTGTTGTCAAGGGACGCTGAAGGCGAGGACCTCCGCAGCGTTTATCATTTCGTTAAGAG TTTGACGACATTACACACATTCCCGACAGCGCGCGAGTCTATCTTGCCCATTTGGTCCCACGTAGCGCAAGCGCGTCGATCCGCACCTGATGCTCGCGCCTCTGAGCTCTTCGTTTTCTTGCATGGCATGCTATTCACCAACATCCAATTGGATGACTTCCAACCAACCCTAGCGCGCTTTATTGAGCGTCTTGAAATTGAAGGCGCCGAAGAGCGCGAGTGGATTATGATGGCGGTCGTCAACATCGCGTCTATTCTCGAGTACGGCAAGCCCAACAGTGTCTTGCGCAAGATCGGATGTGTCGGCCCGAAGGAAGTCAACGGCCCGCAAGTCGTGGCAGCCATGCGCGTTATGGCGAAGAAGGCGGCTGGTGGCGCGCCGTCAGCGGTCGACGAGGAAAAAATGGATATCGATGATGACAGAGGTGATGAACCAATGAAATCCCCGACGATTCTTAGTGCTGAGGACTCGCAAACTGCGGAAAACTCTTTACCTGAGCAACCACCTGCTTTGAAGTTCGCCATGCAGATCACTTTCGCAATGCTGTCTCAcgttcttcgtcgtcctaCACGCAAATCATCCCAATTTTCACCTTCAAACTTGAATCCTTACCTCACTGTCCTTCTCACCTTCCTTTCCACCATTCTCAAGCATAAGCctacccttgacattctaGAACGCAGCATCCCATGGGAGGAACTGGCCCTTTTCTTCTCCAGTATTCCGCGAAAAATCATGATTTCGCAAGGATTGATGAGTGCTCCAGGAAAGCCTGACCATTATCGGACCATGGAACGTTGGGTGATGCTTACCAGTGGATGCACGCCGCCTTTGAAAGAAGATTGGTGCTTACGTGGTATGGAGTGGGTTGGACGCAAAGTATACGAGCGCGGATTCTGGAAGAGCGGCGAGGACACAAAGGCCGAACTCGAGGTGCTGGATACAGCAGAGAGGCCGGAAGCCACCGATGGTACCatcgaggatgatgatggcgaAGATGACCGTAGCAAGAAtggctcgtcgtcgtcgcacAGTAAGAACAGCGATATCTTCAGGCGTTATGTCAGAATCGCACGCTCTGCCGTCAACATCTCCAGCATTGTTGAAGGTTTTAACTGGACGGATGGCACCAGGGACTGGAAAGTGGAAGGCAAGCTCGCCGAGAAGGTCAAACTatgggaggaagaggacagAATCgagagagaggaggaggagcgaaGGAGGATGGGTAAACGATGGGTTGATGATGCCATGGATGTTGATGAGGGTGAAAATGACAGCTTGTCAGAAAgcgaggatgatgaagacgattCTCCGGATGTCAAGGCACTGAAG GATCGACGAAGATATTTGAAGAGCCTTCTTCAGTCCGCAAAGCGCGATGGCTCGATCTCCTCGTATTCCAGTGGTCGTCCTCGGGCCGCGAGAAGCTCCAGAAAACCTGGAGATTCTCGTGCCCTGCTCCCTGTCATCCCCGGATACACCATCCTCGTGGTCGACACGAACATTCTTTTGTCATCGCTCTCTATGTTCTCATCACTCATCGAGAGCATGAAATGGACAGTTATCGTCCCTCTTCCCGTTATCATGGAACTCGACGGTCTTTCGACGAACCCTTCTCAACTTGGCGAAGCTGCCCAGGCAGCTATGACTTACATCCACGCCCATATCCGCTCGCACGCCGTTTCTTTGAAGGTTCAGACATCCAAGGGCAACTACTTGACCAGCTTGACCGTGCGGACGGAAGAAGTAGACTTCCACGGAGACAATGCCGAGAAAAGTATGGACGACCTCATCCTCAAGGCTGCCATCTGGCAAGACGATCACTGGGTCGATCGATCTTCCATGCTCCAGTCTTGTCCCGTTCCATCTGGCGACTTGCAAAAAGCCATCAAAGTCGTTTTACTCAGCCTGGACAGAAATC TACGTCTGAAAGCACGTTCAAGACAGTTGCCTGCTGCCAGCGAAAAGGATCTTGCCGCTATTCTTGCGATGGCGACATGA
- a CDS encoding Cytochrome b561 and DOMON domain-containing protein (Cytochrome b561 and DOMON domain-containing protein At3g61750), which produces MVLLTTKSGYMRVVLAALAGLHLLPTSLAAKGDTGCRREVCVSASVEGDVVNYEVTGMIQPVGWLAIGFGTRMPNTHSVIMWKNDDGSTTLSQRYTSGYTMPHPESNPPRIATLVEPKALTRPAHSTTFAFQVPANRSLLASADPKEAMIFAYSPTKPDKAPDSTLTPHQYVGYLSLDFSKDFAGPTFGQQIDTAKPPAGIPITQGTGTAYKRVEKLMILHGFLVSFGFLVLLPAGSLIARWGRSFTPRWFKLHRLSNMYIALPVITLGVLLGPAIVYSKESFRIHFANGHEIYGGLLLLVYYTQVFLGRYIHNRRNELAKLGPITQPHPPLNIFHIVLGIIRSGMQWWETLTGRGPITNWALPLWKAWIVILPLAYFGGYALLPRQFRLEKESAYAPLPVAATEDRAQSTRLLGEDEEERGQ; this is translated from the exons GTCGTTTTGGCGGCTCTCGCAGGTTTACACCTCCTTCCCACCTCTTTGGCTGCGAAAGGCGATACTGGATGTAGGCGGGAGGTGTGTGTCAGCGCCTCAGTTGAGGGTGATGTGGTCAATT ACGAGGTGACTGGGATGATTCAGCCTGTGGGATGGCTTGCTAT TGGATTTGGGACTCGGATGCCCAACACGCATTCAGTCATCATGTGGAAGAACGACGACGGGTCGACGACGTTATCGCAGCGCTATACGAGTGGATACACCATGCCGCACCCCGAGTCCAATCCTCCTCGTATCGCAACGCTGGTTGAGCCCAAGGCGCTT ACTCGTCCTGCCCACTCGACGACGTTCGCATTCCAAGTGCCCGCTAACCGCTCACTACTGGCTAGTGCCGACCCCAAGGAAGCCATGATCTTTGCCTATTCGCCGACGAAGCCAGACAAGGCCCCGGACTCGACTCTCACCCCGCACCAGTACGTCGGCTACCTCTCCCTGGATTTCAGTAAAGACTTCGCCGGGCCCACCTTTGGGCAGCAGATCGACACAGCGAAGCCCCCTGCGGGCATTCCGATCACGCAGGGCACGGGCACGGCGTACAAGCGCGTCGAGAAGCTGATGATACTACATGGTTTCCTTGTCTCGTTTGGCTTCCTTGTTCTGCTTCCTGCGGGGTCGCTCATCGCGCGTTGGGGCCGGTCGTTCACGCCGAGATGGTTCAAACTGCATCGTCTGTCCAACATGTACATCGCGCTGCCTGTCATCACGCTCGGTGTTCTCCTGGGCCCCGCGATCGTCTACTCCAAGGAGTCATTCCGTATCCACTTTGCGAATGGACATGAA ATCTACGGAGGCCTTTTACTGCTCGTATACTACACTCAAGTTTTCCTAGGGCGATATATTCACAACCGCCGCAACGAGCTTGCAAAATTGGGACCCATCACCCAACCTCACCCGCCTCTCAATATCTTCCACATCGTTCTAGGCATA ATCCGCAGCGGTATGCAATGGTGGGAGACGCTGACTGGCCGCGGGCCAATCACAAACTGGGCTCTTCCCCTCTGGAAAGCATGGATCGTG ATCCTGCCTCTGGCTTATTTCGGCGGGTACGCGTTGCTCCCCCGGCAATTCCGCCTCGAGAAAGAGTCTGCGTACGCCCCGCTCCCTGTCGCGGCCACGGAAGACCGTGCGCAGTCGACGCGGCTCTTgggcgaagacgaagaggagcGAGGGCAGTAG